A single Candidatus Micrarchaeia archaeon DNA region contains:
- a CDS encoding polysaccharide deacetylase family protein, which translates to MVSVGFSERTFLPTGMYNLTNTKFVKPTDSLQTAYDWLKSSGRDAQMGVLSATNQRYLLLTAGTYEDNLAIDTNFVNVKELVPYTVWVSGNWTVTAGIDTLPINTTKGSVYKYRNVKPIFIETADNLTGWQDSAAFCSPSLVTTSLCSTNITVAGLPQSVAFTIADEHTYASIDKTFSSPVDITGSQLVIRYKLETLPTAISFTFGDSAWNNYVVMRIARPTSLFSYAGWHEVSYTLTDALTATSGDLATALSSFQRCKIRVDGTAGTTFILDRIMFIPSMAKGFYSFTFDDGHKSNYRYAAYLSSKGIRGTFYVVPSLVGTTNYLSISELQEMQMAGHLIANHTFDHRYFSVLGDPMYTALQDYAWAANWLQTKGMATGSRIGAAPGGSGNWLNQYDQILDLGVLESIRLLEQYSTDTYLYPGSYDLSKIYAKHIIDNPGSASAAAALDRCETYKFPLISLFHPQLEGGTDFSWAQFTAHVDAVVAKRDAGTILVGTPLDLLKMTGVE; encoded by the coding sequence ATGGTATCAGTTGGGTTTAGCGAAAGAACTTTTCTGCCTACTGGTATGTATAATTTAACAAACACTAAATTTGTTAAGCCCACAGATTCTCTGCAAACCGCCTACGATTGGCTCAAATCGTCTGGCAGAGATGCGCAGATGGGAGTATTGTCAGCGACCAATCAAAGATATTTGCTTTTAACTGCTGGTACTTATGAAGATAATTTGGCTATAGATACAAATTTTGTGAATGTCAAAGAGCTTGTACCGTATACAGTTTGGGTTAGTGGAAATTGGACAGTAACTGCTGGTATTGATACTCTGCCAATAAATACTACTAAAGGTAGTGTTTATAAATATAGAAATGTTAAGCCAATATTTATAGAAACAGCGGATAATTTGACTGGTTGGCAAGACTCTGCAGCGTTTTGCAGTCCTTCATTAGTAACAACATCTTTATGTAGTACAAATATAACCGTAGCAGGGTTACCTCAATCAGTTGCATTTACAATAGCGGATGAGCATACTTACGCAAGCATAGATAAAACATTTTCGTCGCCAGTTGACATAACAGGTTCTCAACTGGTCATTCGATATAAATTAGAAACATTACCCACGGCTATTTCATTTACTTTTGGAGATTCTGCGTGGAACAATTATGTAGTAATGAGGATAGCTCGACCAACATCATTGTTTTCGTATGCTGGATGGCACGAGGTAAGTTATACTTTAACAGATGCGTTGACAGCTACTTCTGGAGATTTAGCCACAGCGTTATCATCTTTTCAAAGATGCAAGATTCGAGTTGACGGGACTGCTGGAACTACTTTTATCTTAGACCGAATTATGTTTATACCTTCAATGGCAAAAGGATTTTATTCCTTTACTTTCGACGATGGACATAAGAGTAACTATCGCTATGCAGCCTATTTATCCAGTAAAGGAATAAGAGGAACTTTTTATGTAGTACCCAGTTTGGTAGGCACAACAAATTATTTGTCAATATCTGAATTACAAGAGATGCAAATGGCTGGGCATTTAATTGCAAATCACACTTTTGACCATAGGTACTTTAGTGTTTTGGGAGACCCAATGTATACCGCTTTGCAGGATTATGCTTGGGCTGCTAACTGGCTTCAAACAAAGGGAATGGCAACTGGCTCTCGAATAGGAGCTGCCCCTGGAGGAAGTGGTAATTGGCTTAATCAATATGACCAGATACTTGATTTGGGTGTATTGGAGAGTATTCGATTACTTGAGCAGTACTCTACCGATACCTATCTTTATCCTGGGTCTTATGACCTTAGCAAAATATATGCCAAGCATATAATTGATAATCCCGGAAGTGCCTCTGCCGCGGCAGCTTTGGATAGATGTGAAACCTATAAATTTCCATTGATTTCGCTATTTCACCCTCAACTTGAAGGAGGTACAGATTTCTCGTGGGCACAATTTACCGCTCACGTAGATGCAGTAGTAGCAAAACGTGATGCTGGTACTATACTGGTTGGTACACCTCTTGACTTATTAAAAATGACAGGAGTTGAATAA